The genomic window GCTCGTCGGCGAGCGCCGCCACGCGCACCACCGGATCGCGGGCCACGTGCCGAAGGCGGGCCTCACGCGTCTCCGCCTCATCCTCGACGCGCACGACGAACACCGAATCCGCATCGCCGGGAAGCGTGGTCGCGTAGAGGTCGCCGATCGTGCGCACCAACGTCACGCCGACGCCCAGGAGTCCCGTCACGACGGCTACCTGCAGGACCATGAGCACTTCCGCCGTCGAGTACCCGGTTACTCGCCGCTGCATGGCCGTTGCGCTGGCAACGAGCGTGCCGGTGATCGCCCGGTGCGTGGCATAGCGCACCGGCAGGACCGTTGTCACCACCGCCGCGAGGGCGACGAGCGCGAGGAGGTACCACACCTGATGCCACTGAAACGCGATCGTCAGGTCGAGGGACGGGAACGCCATGGCGACATACCGCTGGAGGCCGTGGACCAGCAGCCAACTGATGCCCACACTCACGAGCAACGCGCACGCCGCCCACAGCGCGCTCTCTCCGAGCAGGCCTCTCGCCAGGCGCCACGGTGTTGCGCCGAGAGCGACACGAATACCGTACTGGCGTCGCCGCGCGACGGCGTCGGCGAGGAGCAGTGCGCTCGCATTCGCGATGCCAACCACGAGCAGGACCAGCGACGGTCCGAGCAGCGCCAGAGCACCCATGCGCGCGCGAGACGGTTGCTCATCGCTCAGCGAGCGTGCGGCGTACGTGCGGCGCTCGTCATCGCGCTCCTGATCGATCGCTCTCGACCGCACGAGTTGGTCGTAGGCCTCCAGGCTGGCGCCGTGTCGCAGGCGTCCGATGACGTGCCACGTGTCCTCGTGTGCGGCCGACGGTGCGGGAGACGCTGCCACCCACACGTCGAAGCCGCGCATCGGAAACCAGAACCCGGCAGGTGTGACGCCGACGATCGTGTGCGGCATGCCGCCGATCAGCAGGTCCTGTCCGAGTGCCGCGCGAGCCGTCCCGTACCAGCGACGCGCCATGTCGTCGCTCACTACCGCCGTCGCATCCGTCGCGTCGAGCGCCCGGCCCTCGGCCATCGTCACGCCGAGTGTCGCGAAGAAGTCCGGCGTCACGACCACGACGTCGCGCGCGCCGCCATCGCTGTCCCCGGCACGGTGAACGGATCGGCGTATCGGGCGATAGGCCGTCGTCGTCGCGAGGAACTCGTCGTCGCCGCGGATCGTCCGGAAGGCCTCGAACGGGACCGATTGCGGCGGCGTGCCAGGCCCACCGACGACCCCGACGCGCACGAGCCCACGCGGGTCATGCACGGGCGGTGTCGTCGACAGCACCTCGGTGAACACGCTGTAGACAGCGCCCGACGCGCCGGCCGCCACGCCGATCGTCACGATGGCCGCCAGCGCGGACCAGCGACTGTGATATCTGAGCTTCATACGACCATTCACCGCATCTTGCCGGCGACGATCACACGTCGACACAAACCGTCGGCGGCGGCACGTCAGGGACAGAGCGCGATGCTACCAGTTTTCCCAGGACAACAAGGGAAGAACCCTCATGCGCTGGACGTCTGCTCGATGGTACGAGTAGTGTTCGTGCGGACCATGACGGGCGACCAGGGGAGGTGCGGGTGACAGCTGTCGAACTGCGCGATCTCGTGCGTCACATGGAGTGGGCAGATGCGCATACATGGCGATCGGTGCGCGACCTGCCGGCGGCGCAGGAAGATGATCGTCTCCGCTACCTGCTGCACCACATGCACATCGTCCAGGAGGTCTACCTGCAGGCCTGGAGAGGCGACCCGTTCGTGGTCACCGAACTGACGGCGTATCCGGACCTCGCGTCGATCGAACGGTGGGCGCGGCCGTACTATCCGGCCGTGGCGGCGTTCAGCGCCGACGTGGACGCGACGACGTTGGCGCGGCCGGTAGCGTTTCCCTGGGCGGAGATGATCGAGGCGCAGTTCGGGACGGTGGCGCCGGCGACGCTTGCCGAGAGCGCGTGGCAGGTGCTGTCGCACACGACGTATCACCGTGGACAGGTGGCGACGCGCGTGCGGGAGATCGGCGGCGAACCGCCGACCGTGGACTTCCTGGTGTGGGTGTGGACAGGCCGCCCCGCGCCGCAGTGGTGAGCACGCTCGCCGCCAGGTCTCAGATGAACGTCAGTCCTGCGTTACGGAAGTTGGCGCCGAGGACCGTGGTGGAGTCGGTGCCAAGCCAGTTGTCGAGGACGCGGGCGTAGACCGAGCGGAAGTCGGTCTGGTATCGGACGTCGCCGTTGTTGCTCTCGAGCGTGGGATTGCCGGGCGTGTTGCGCAGGTCTGGAGCGGTGCCGACGAGGCCGCCGCTGACCCCGCCGCCCATCACCATCATCGTGCTCGCCGCGCCGTGGTCGGTGCCCTGGCTGCCGTTCTCGTACACGCGCCGGCCGAACTCGGAGAACTGGAGCACGAGCGTGTCGCTCAACAGGCCCTGGTTGCTCAGGTCCTGGTAGAACGCGAACACCGCGTCGTTGAGCGTGCCCATCAGGCGGTAGTACGCGCCTGTCTCCTGGTTCGGGTTCTGCGATGCGTGCGTGTCGTAGCCGCCCGTCTGCACCCAGAACACCTTCGTCCCGATGCCGCGCACCATCGACCCCGCCACGGCGCGCAGCGCGCTGCCGAGTCCCGTCGACGGGTACGTGACAGTTGGCGCGTACTGCGCGACCGATGCCACGCGATCGAGCGTGTCGAACGCCGCGCGCGCGGTGCCCGACACGAACGAGAGATGCGGGCGATCGACGGGCACGTGCGATGCGATGCGCGTTGCGGCCTGCCGCGCGTGCTGCGCTTCGGTGCCGGAATTCGGACTGTTGAAGGCGTACGTGCGCGGATCGGGGATCGCCGGCACGCCCACGAATCGCGACAGCAGCGTGCGCGGCGTCTCGCGCACCGTGTTCCAGCCGGCCAGCGGATCGAGCGGCTGCGGCAGCAGTTCCAGGTAGCGCCCGAGCCAACCCGGACCCGAGGGGTTCGATGGATCGGCGGTGGACCAGATATCGGTGCCGAGGAAGTGCGAGCGACTGGAGTTGGGATAGCCGCTCCGCTGGATCACGGCGAGGCGTCCCTGGTCGAAGATCTGCTTGAGCCCCGTCAGCCGCGGATGCAACCCGACCGTCGTGCCGCCGGCGTCGGTGCCCACCTGCAGCACGTTGCCGGCCGGCACCGCAATCGTCGGCCGGCGCTCGTAGTACCCCGCGTTCCCGTACGGCACCACCATGCTGAGCGCGTCGTTGCCGCCGCTCAGATAGAGCACCACGAGATTGCGCGACCGCGCGCCCTGCGCCCGCGCGATGTCGGACAGAAATGCCGGCGCCGCGAAGCTGACGGTGAACGCGGCCACGCCGCCCTTGATGAACTGCCGACGATTGGGCGTCATACGAATTGATACTGCGGCGACGCGAGCACCAGGTGTGTCACGCCCGCGGATTTGGCGAGCAACTCGGCGTCCGATCCGGTCCAGTTGGTGCCCGCCCGGAGGTAGCCGAGCAACTCGTTGTACGGCGGCGGCTCGAACGGCATCGGCGACAGGCGATGCAGCGTGTGCGACAGGACCGACTCCGGTGACGCCTTTGACGCCCGCGCGGCTTCACGGAGATTGAAGCGCTGATTCTGCGTGAGCGACGCCGCGAAGTTCATGCGCGCGAGCATGCCGCCCGTGGAGAACCAGCCCGGGCCCGTCTCCCACCCGTTCACGTCCGGCGGCTCGAACAGCGTCTGCCCCATCGCCACCAGGGGCGTGATGGTGCTGTCGACGGAGAACCCGTTCCAGCCTGTCTCCTTGATGGCCTTCACCACGAATTCCACGGGCCATGCGTAGCGCGTGTAGTAACAGGATTCGTCCTGGAACTCCGCCGAGAGCAGCACCTGATGGATCACGCGGCGCATGTCGAAGTTGGTGCTGTAGAAGGTGGCCGCCACACGATCCACGAACGCCTGCGGGGCTGGAGTGAGCTCGCTCACGAAGAAGGCGTACAGCTTGCGCGCGAGACGCGGTCCCGTCTGCGGGTGCCGACAGCACGCCAGGAGAAAATCCAGGCCTTCCTGCTCCCCGCTGGCGGCGATCGTGCGGCCGCCGCCCGGATAGATGTCGAACGAGAAGGTCTTGCTCTGGGTGTCGTGCCGCTCGGGGCGGAACAGGAAGCCATAGGAGAGCGTCGGGTCGTTGACGGCATCGGTCCCGCGCGGGTCCACGCGCAGGTTCCAGCCCGTGAACACCCGCGCCGCCGCCTTCACATCGTCTTCGGTGTAGTTGTTGGGCGCCGTGTCCGACGGGCGGATGCCCATCGTGAACAGCTCCATCACCTCGCGTGCGAAGTTCTCCTGCGGCGCACTCCTCACGTTCAGTCGCCCGTCGAGCCAGACGAGCATCGCCGGATCGCGCGCGACGCCCACGAGCAGGTCGTAGAAGTTGCCGAGGGCGTTGCGCCTGAAGAACTCGATCTGGCCGACGGGACTTGCCTTCGGCTCGTTGTAGACGTCCGAGGCCGCCATCATCCGGGTGGCGATGGTGCCGCCGTACGTGTCGGCCACCTTCTGGTACGCCGTGGCGAAGTGATGGTGCCAGAAGAGCGCCATCTTCTCCTGCAGGGGCCGGCGCGAGTGGACCATCCTGAACAGCCAGCGCTGGCGCGCGTCCCTGACCGCGGTGTCGGGCGAGAACCTGTCGCGCGTCGTCACGCCGACATGGCCGGGGACGCCGATCCGCGCATCGAGGTCGGAATTGGGCGCCTGTTCGTAGAAGACCAGGTAGTCGACAGCCCCGTGGAACCCGAGTTGCGCGAACCCGGCAACCTCGTCAGGACTGCCGGAAAAGCCGGCTCGCCGGAGAAGGTGTTCGATGCGCTCGTCTCGTCTCGCCATCGGTGCGGGGAAGGGCAGAGCAAGACCCGTTCCCGGCGATCGGCCTCACGAATTCCCCGGAATCGCCGAGGGGCGCCCGCATGTGTCTTGAAGCCCTACGGTCAGATTGGCGGAGCAGGAACAGAACTGTGAGGGGACCGGCAACCGGTTGCCGGGTTGCCGGGTTGCCGGTTGCCGATCAGTGAAGCGACAGGAGATTCGCCATCAACGCATAGGCACCGTCGGTGCCGGCGGGGAGCTGGCGCCACAGGTTGAGGCCGACGTAGATCCATCGCCCCTGGCCCACGCGTGCTTCGACGAGGGCGCCGCGCTTCGGGCCCGGATTGTTCGGGAACGGGTCGGTCATCTCGATCAGATCGACGTAGCGCTTGTCGGCATCGGCAGTGCCGAAGAAGTACAACCCGCGCTCCTGCACCCAGTTGCTCCAGGCCGCGTCGCCAATCCGGTTCGGCGTCGTGAACACGGGGTGGTTGGGCACGAGCACCGTCACCGGTGCCGTCTCGTCGGTCACGCGATCCGCCGTGAACCGGCCGAACGGACTGGCAGACGTCGACGCACGTCCCACGAGTCCGGGATACGGGCCGTACTGCGCTTCGTTGAACTCGAACTTGTTGTACTGGACGATGACCAGGCCGCCCTTGGAGGCGTAGTCGATCAGTCGCTGGTTGTAGGCGCGCAGGTCGGCACGACGCTCGTACGCCCGCACGCCCGTCATCACGACGGCGTACTTCGACAGGTCGCCCGAGGCGAGCTGTTCCGGCGTCAGGAACTCCACTGTCGCGCCGAGCTGCACCAGCGCCGGCGGCACCTGGTCGCCGACGCCCATCACGTACCCCACTGTCACACCGGTGACAGGCTTCAGGTCGAGCACCTTCAGGCTGCCCGTCGCATCACCCACGAGATGACGACGCCTGATGTGCGGATACTCGATCGCTTCATAGCCCTTGTCGAACGTCCGGCCGGCGCGCGTGGCCGTCGCGCGCACGTCGTAGCGTCCGGGCCTGGTTCCCGCAGGCGGCGTGATCGCGAACCGCACCTGACGCGCCTCGTCTTCACGCGCGAAAGCCACGGTCTCCGACGCCGGCGTCACCGTCCAGCCCTTCGGTACCTGCAGCGCCACAGTCGCCTGCCCCGCCGTCTTGTCGTGGTTGACCACCGTCACGCCAAGCTCCCGCGCCTGTCCTCCACCGGGGAACGCGACGATGTCGGCGCCGAGCCGCACGGCAAGCGCGGGCACCACGAGCAGTTCGTGACGCTTCTCGCCGCTGAAGACGTTGCCGTCGTTGCGGTACTGCACGGGATACGTCACCGCCTGCTCGATGCCGTCGATCGTGAACGTGATCGTCGCGTTGAACGGTGTGGGTTCGAACGGCAGGCCGAACGGCGCTTCCGGATCGAAGTCGTAGTAGTCGCGTCCTGGTACCCGCTTCCAGTACGCCGTCGTCAGCTTCGCCGCGGCGGGTACCGTGAGCGTCGACACGCAGTTGAACGGCCGCAATTCCTCGAGGGCCACCGGCTCGCATTCATGGGTACCTTCGAAGCCCGAGAACGCGACGGACTTCACGGCCACGCCCTTGCCCGAACCGGCGAACGCGCGCAGTGTCACGCGCGTCGACTGACCGCCCACGATGAGGCCGTCGTTGGCCAGCACGTCCACGCGAAGCCCCGCGGCGATGCGCATGGCCGCTTCCGCCTGCCGCTCCTTCTGCTCCAGGCGGAGATCGAGCTCGAACCGGGCGTCGGGATCCGGATGCATGCTCGTGAGCTGCGAGCGCAGGGCGCGGACGGTGGTGAGCACCTGCGGCAGCACCGCGCGCGCGCCGGCGATGCCCTTGGTCTCGAACGCCATCCGCGCGCTGCGGATCTGACCATCGAGCGCGTCGATCGCCAGGCCAAGTGCGGGCGAGCCGCCGCGGCCGAAGCGGGCGAGGCTGCGCAAGCCCGTGTCGATACCGGCAAAGAGATCCGTGTTCTGGTCGGACTTGGGATGCTGCAGCACCGTGTCGTGCAGCACGTAGGTCCGCGGCTGCGGCCCCGGCAACGCGTAGAGCTGCGGCATGCCCTGGCACATGTGCATGCTGCGCGCTTCGGATCCGAGCTCGTTGTACGTGCGGCCAAGGAGCGGATCGAACTGATTGCCGTCCACGCGGCAGATGGTGTCGGCGGGTGCGGAGTCCTGCCCGCCGAACGCGCCGGTGTAGTAGAACTTCGACGCCTGCCAGGGCCGCAGGCCCTTCGCGATCTGCTCCGGGAACTTCGCCGGATCCGCGGCCGCACGGAACGCGTCTGCCGTGATCGCCGACGAGGCCTGGTGGTGCTGGCCGCCGCCCTGCGTGTGGTCCCACACGAAGCCCACGATCACGTCGGGACGAATCTTCCGGATCCAGTAGACGTAGTCTTCGAGGATCTTGTCGCGGTCCCAGCGTTCGTACGTCTCGTCGACGCTGAACGAGTACCCGAAGTCCACCGCGCGCGCGAAGTACTGCTCCGCCCCGTCCACGCGATGCGCGGCGAGCAGTTCCTCGGTGCGCAGCACGGAGAGGGATTCGAAGATCTCCGGACCGATCTCGTTCTGCCCCCCGTTGCCACGCGTGGCGGTGACGAGCGTCGTGCGCATGCCCTGCTGGAAGCGGTACCTGGCCAGCAGCGCGTTGTTCTCATCGTCGGGATGCGCCGTCGTCATCATGAGGCTGCCGACGGTGCCCAGTTCCCGGAGCGCCAGGCCGAGCGCCGCGTAGTCGGCGTGCTCGGCCACGGGCTGGAAGCGGAACTGCGTGTGCGTCGGCACAACGAGCGCAAGCGCGAGCGCCAGCGCGGCAACAGCGGTACGACACGTCGATCTCTGCATACGTCGAAACTCGGCCTTCATTTCAAGCCGTTGATGCGGACACGCGCGGACTGAAGCCCGTGCGCTCCATCCGGAGATAGAGCCTGGTCCCCCTCAGATGGAGGCCAGGGGCTTCAGCCCCCTGGCACACACCGATCTCCCGCTCAGAAGTGGAACTTGAATCCGAGCTGGAACTGGCGCTGTTCGTAGCCACCCGTCGGCTGCAACTCACTGCTGCTCGTCGGCAGCGTGCCCGTCGCCTGGCCGAGCGCGTTGGTGGCGATCACGCGGTTGACCGACGACGTCTGCACCGTATTGAACACGTTCTTGAACTCCGCCGCCACTTCCAGGCGCCGATGTCCGCCGAGCGCGATGAACCGCGAGAGGCGCGCGTCGACGTTGTAGCGCGCCGGGAGATACAGCGAGTTGCGACCCACGAACAGCGGCCGGTCCGCGAGCAGCCCGTCGCCGTTCAGGTCCGTACCGCTGCGCAGGTTCACCGGCAGACCCGAGTTGACCTGCATCATCAGGCCCAGCTGGTTACCGTTGACGATCGCACCCAGCACGCCCTCGACGTCGAACCGCGGCTGGAGCACGACGCTGCCGGCAAAGCTGTGGCGCGTGTCGAGCAGGTTCGGCCCCTTGTCGCGATCCAGGTTCGTCGGGTCGCTCACCCCATCGTCACCCTGCACCGAAAGCGCGCTCGTGAGCGGCGCGTTGTCGGTGCCCTTGCCGAGCGTGTAGTTCACGTCGAACTGGACGCCGTTGGTGAGGCGACGCCCGAACTGCAGTGTCAGCGCGTTGTACGTGGACGTGCCGCGCGACTGCACGACGTTGATCTGGTTGAAACGCGGGTCGAGACGCGTGTCGGCATTGATGATCGTGCTGAACACCGGGCGTCCGTCGGCGAGCTGACCGACCGGGTTGATCGGGTTGATGTTGACGATCACGGGCAGCAGGTCGCCCTGCACGAACGCGTAGCCGGCCGACCCGTAGAAGCTCGCGCCGAACGCGCGTTCGTACTGGACGTTGTTCTGCCACGTACGCGCGACCTGAAAGTCCGGATCGACGGTGGTGATCGACTGCCGCGGCAGCGTGAACCCCGGCGGCAGGTTTCCGAGCGTGTTCGGGAAGGCCGGCGCGTTGGCGGCCGATCCCTGGAGCGTCACGTTGACGCGCTCGGGGTTGCCGTTGTTCTGGATCGACGTCTCATACGCGCCGAGCAGCATCTGGTCGTACATGATGCCGGTGCTCGCGCGCAGCACTTGCCGCTTGTCGGTACCGAAGGCGTACGCCACGCCGAACCGCGGCCCCACGTTGTTGCCGTCATCCGAGTACTTCTGCGAGTACGAGAAGGGTGCGGCCGGATCGCCTTCGGGATAGTCGTAGAAGTCGTAGCGCAGGCCGTAGATGAACTTCAGGTTCGGCGTGACGCGCCAGTCGTCCTGCACGAAGAAGCTGTAGCCCGACGACTTCATGGTGAAGTCGGGGTTGCCGATCAACTCCTGATAGTTCGTGTAACCGTACGGATTGGTGCCGTTGCGCGCGGCCAGATAGGCGTCGATGCTCGGGAACGTATAGAGCTGAAAGAGCGTCGACGCACGCTTGTCGTTGACGATCTGGATGTCGCCGCCGAACTTGTAACTGTGGTTGCCGCGCACGTAGGTGAAGTTGTTCACCACCTGGAAAATGCCCTGCGTGAAGCCGAATCCGGCGTCCGACGCCCCCGCAATCGGCCCGCCGAAGTTCCCCACGCCGGCGATGTTGATCGCCGGACCGGTCCCCGACAGTTCGTTGCCCGCACGGCTCTGCACGCGGCGCGCGTACTGCACGCGGAGCTCGTTCAGCATGCGGCTTCCGAACGTCGAGACGACCTGTCCCGAGGAGCTCTCCATCGCGTCGAGGAAGTCGGTGGTGCGCTCCATGCTCGTCAACCCGCCGCCGATGTTGTTGGGCGAATCGTTACGGAAGACGACCGACCGCGCGGTGAGGCGATGGTTGGCGGCGAGCTGGTAGTCCACCTTGCCGATGAAGAACCGTCCCGTCTGCTCACGCGGCACCACGGCGGGCTGCGCAGCCAGGCCGATGCGCGCCGCGTTCTCCGGCGTGATGGTGATCACGCTCTGGGCCGACAGGTCGCGGTAGGTGTTCTCGAAGCCCGTGTAGAAGTGCAGCTTGTCCTTCACGATCGGCCCGCCGAGCTCGGCCGTGATCGTGTCGACCTTCGTGTCGGGCCGGCGCGCTTCGGTGCGCGGGCCCTGGAAGTAGAACGGAAACGCGCTGAACGGCTTGCGACGGAAGCGATAGGCCACGGCACCGCGGAAGTCATTCGTGCCCGACGGCGTGATCGCGTTGTACACGAGCCCCGTCGTCTGGCCGAACTCCGGCGCATAGCCGCTCGTCACGACCTTCACCTCACGCACCATCACCTCGGACACGGGCAGCAGGCGCAGGCCCGCGCGATCCTTCTGCGTGTTCGTGTTGCCGTCGATCTGGTAGTTCACACGGAGAAGCGTCCCGTTGGCCGCAAAGCGCGGCACGCCGAACTCGGGGTTCTCGAAGCCCGTCACGCCAGGCTGCAGCAACGCGAAGTTGTACGGGTTGCGCGAGACGAGCGGCAGGTTCTTGACTTCGTTCTCGTTGAGGTTGCGCCCGCCGTCCACCTTCGCCGCGTCGACGACTGGGGCGTCGGCCGTGACCGAGACGACCTCCGAGAGCGCACCCACGTCGAGACGCACGTCGATGGTGACGGTCTGCCCGGCGCCAACCGTGATGCCGGATCGCTCGAATCGCTTGAATCCCTCGAGCTCTGCCGCCACGCGATACGTGCCGAGGGGGAGCAGGGATGCCCGGTAGAGACCACTGTCGTTGGTCACGACGATGCGCGCCGTACCGGTATCGGTATTGGTCACCGTGACGGTCACGCCCGGGAGGATGCCACCGGAGGTGTCGGACACGATACCCTCGAGGGCCCCGTTGGCGGCCGTCGACTGCGCGCGGATGAGGCCGGCTGACAGGGCGACCAGCGCACCGACGACCAGCGCGAGACGGGACAGGTTGGTGAAAGCGGACCGGACGGCCAGCATGGAAGACACTCCTCGGGAATGACGAACGATGAAATGCCGCGCATGAACACGGCCTATCCGGAGTATACGAGTCAGACAGTGCAGGCATGTACGAGTCTGGGTCATAGCGTCGGCCAGCGGGACTTGCACGGGCTTGCCGCGGCGGGCACGATCGCGGGACCGGCGAGACGACACATGCCCAGAGCGGAGAACCAGGGTGGCTGAATCAGACATCGATCGCCTCATCGACGAATTAAACGCACGGCCGGCGCCGGCAGCGGGCGGTGCGTGGGCGCCGGCGTCCAGCGACGATGACGCGCCGATGGACACGGGCCGGCTGGCCGGCTGGCTGCAGGACGTGGTGCGGCGCGGCGGCTCCGATCTTCTGCTCGTGGCGGCGGCGCCTGCATCGGCCCGCGTGGAGAAGCGGCTCGTCCCGATCGACGAGGGCGAGCTCACGGGCGACGAGATCGAGCGGGCGGTCCTGCCCGCGCTGCCACCGCACGCGCGCGACATCTACGCGCGCGACGGCATCGCCGACGCATCGTTCAGCGTGGCGAGTCTCGGCCGGTTCCGCGTGAACCTGCACCGCGAACGCGGGCGCGCGGCCGCCACCATCCGTGCGCTGCCTCGAACGGTTCCACGTCTCTCGACGCTCGCGCTGCCATCGCAGGTGGAGCGGCTCGCCAGCCTCACGCGCGGGCTGGTCCTCGTGGGCGGCGGCACGGGGTCGGGCAAGTCCACGACGCTTGCCGCTCTCGTCGACGAAATCAACAGACACGAGGCGCGTCACGTCATCACGATCGAGGATCCGGTCGAGTACGAGCACCAGCACCGCCGGTCGATCGTCGAGCAGGTGGAGATCGGCGTCGATGCGCCCGACTACCCCACGGCCCTGCGCGCGGCGTTGCGGCAGATGCCCGACGTGCTCGTGGTGGGCGAGATGCGCGACCCGGAATCGATGCGGCTCGCGCTGACGGCCGCCGAGACGGGGCACCTGGTGATCTCCACCGTCCACACCACCGACGTCACATCGTCTGTCTCGCGCATGGCGGATTCGTTCCCCGTCGAACGTCAGGCCACGATCCGGCAGGAGATCTCGCTCGCCTTGAGCGCGGTGCTGGTCCAGTCGCTGCTGCCTCGCACGTCGGGCGGACTGGTACCGGCCGTCGAATTGTTGATGGTGCAGTACGGTGCGCGTCAGCACATCAGGAAGAATCAGTTGCACCATCTGCACCAGGAAATCTCCCTCACACGCCGCTTCGGCTCGATCACGTTCGAGGAGTCCCTGGCGTCGCTGGTCAAGGCCGGTCACATCGATCCCGACACGGCCCGCGACCGCGCTGCGCATCCTGAAGAACTGGTGCGCCTGCTCAGCGCTCAGTAGAATGCCCTCACCTATGGCAATGCGACTCGGCTTCACCGGTGTTCCGGTGCTCGGTGCGCTCCTGGCCGCATTCCCGCTCGCGCCCTGCGTGCGTGCCGCGCAGGAGTCGCCGGTGCTCGACTGCGAGCGCGCGGTGTGGAAGACGACGTTCGAGGATGCGACGGCCGCCGGGCTCGACCCCGGCGCCATCGTCCTCAGCGTCGACTCATCGACGACCACGACGCGCGTCGAGGGTAACCATCCGGTGGTCACGGGTGTCGGGGAGTACGACCCGACGCCGACGCGGTCAGACGCGTTTCCCGCGCGCTACGAGTGCCGGTTCGACCGCAAGACCGGCGCGCTCGTATCGGTGACCTACGCGGCCGTCGACGGCAGCGGCGACGACATCGCGACGCCGCCGACCGAGCTCGCCAGGACGGGCTACGTCCTGAAGGCGTGCGTCGACCGCCTCGAATCCGACATGGAGGATCAGGTGCGGAAGCGCGGCATGAGCTCGCGCGCAGACGTCGAGATCGCGCTGGCCGACGTCGTGCAGGTGGCCAAAGGGAAGGACATCGAACTCCAGGGTCGCGGCCGCGGCAAGTACGGCGAAGCGTTCGACTGGCAGGTGCTGATCTTCACGTGCCGCTACGACCCGAAGCGCGATCGCATCTCGCGCGCCACGCACGCGCTCGAAACGCCATCGCTCACCGGTGCGCTGCCGCCCGAGACGCGGGACGCGATCGAAGCGTGTCGCGAGGCTGTTGGTGTCGAGGTGCTGCGCGAGGCGCATCAGCGGGGGTACAAGCAGCTCCGTCGCGTTGAGGTCGAACTCCCCGAACTGGCCAACGTCACGCCGCGCGCCGGTCGTCTCGACGTCTCCGGCCGTGGGCAGTTCCGCCTCGACAACCGTCACAACCAGCCGACGCCGCTCACGTTCACGTGTACGTACGACCCGCGTGCGGGCGACGTGGTTGCCGCCAGCTTCAAGGCGGAGGCCGGATCCTGGACGCCGTCCGGCGAGATCGCCAACGGCCTCACGGGGTCGTTGCGCTGCGGCTCGGCGCGCACCGCGCGCGACGAATGCCGCGCGTCGATCCGCGGCAACGTCCGCGTGGTCCGCGAATTCGGCAGCGTCAAGTGCGAGGCCTATCGCAACTGGATGTGGGACAGCACCACGATCCGCGTCTGGGACGGCTGCGCCGCCGAGTTCGAATACGACGCCCGTCCATGACCCGCCCACCGTGCCCTTTCTGGCTCGCGCTGTCCTTCCTCGTCTCGGTGATGGGGGTGGGCGCTGCGGCGTGGTCGCCGCAGTCGCAGGCGACCGGCGGCGTCAGGCCCAACATCCTGTTCCTCTTCGCAGACGACATGCGCGCCGACACCATCGCCGCGCACGGCAACCCGCACATCAGCACGCCCACGCTCGACGGCATCGCCCGGCGCGGATTCAGCTTCAGGCGCGCCTACGTATTCGGCGGCGACAGCGGTGCCGTCTGCGTGGCCAGTCGCGCGATGCTCATGAGCGGGCGCACGCTGTTCCACGTCAACACATCGACGCTTGCCGACGTGCCGCTGCTGCCCGAAGTGTTCGGCAAGGCGGGCTACACCACGTTCGCCACGGGGAAGTGGCACAACGGGGAGGCGTCGTGGCTGCGCGCGTTCAAGCGAGGACGCAGCGTGATGTTCGGCGGCATGTCGAACCACGCGGCAGTACCCGTCA from Acidobacteriota bacterium includes these protein-coding regions:
- a CDS encoding DUF3011 domain-containing protein; this translates as MAMRLGFTGVPVLGALLAAFPLAPCVRAAQESPVLDCERAVWKTTFEDATAAGLDPGAIVLSVDSSTTTTRVEGNHPVVTGVGEYDPTPTRSDAFPARYECRFDRKTGALVSVTYAAVDGSGDDIATPPTELARTGYVLKACVDRLESDMEDQVRKRGMSSRADVEIALADVVQVAKGKDIELQGRGRGKYGEAFDWQVLIFTCRYDPKRDRISRATHALETPSLTGALPPETRDAIEACREAVGVEVLREAHQRGYKQLRRVEVELPELANVTPRAGRLDVSGRGQFRLDNRHNQPTPLTFTCTYDPRAGDVVAASFKAEAGSWTPSGEIANGLTGSLRCGSARTARDECRASIRGNVRVVREFGSVKCEAYRNWMWDSTTIRVWDGCAAEFEYDARP
- a CDS encoding PilT/PilU family type 4a pilus ATPase, with product MAESDIDRLIDELNARPAPAAGGAWAPASSDDDAPMDTGRLAGWLQDVVRRGGSDLLLVAAAPASARVEKRLVPIDEGELTGDEIERAVLPALPPHARDIYARDGIADASFSVASLGRFRVNLHRERGRAAATIRALPRTVPRLSTLALPSQVERLASLTRGLVLVGGGTGSGKSTTLAALVDEINRHEARHVITIEDPVEYEHQHRRSIVEQVEIGVDAPDYPTALRAALRQMPDVLVVGEMRDPESMRLALTAAETGHLVISTVHTTDVTSSVSRMADSFPVERQATIRQEISLALSAVLVQSLLPRTSGGLVPAVELLMVQYGARQHIRKNQLHHLHQEISLTRRFGSITFEESLASLVKAGHIDPDTARDRAAHPEELVRLLSAQ